The following proteins come from a genomic window of Bombyx mori chromosome 18, ASM3026992v2:
- the LOC101742642 gene encoding serine/threonine-protein phosphatase 4 regulatory subunit 2 — translation MENADDIYGYLEEFSKRKPKSIPQELNEYLAYVARTGDPVYQWPLVKSLFKEKLLNVITDFYDTTPNTDIPPYPNVDPFNYDTMKNSLIERLESFTSAPFTVQRICELLTYPRKQYNRVDKFMRAIEKNILVVSTREPGIVRQPEPENGDNAEHLVNGSDNNSEYNVDVEMEDVSWKEATEQRNSEPQPCSSDAHISVDDVETRLITKRDTPMEVQDNNAKQLESATPSDFKTGTNKTAEIKLEEAPSEVKTKIDSEQKMEIVTVPAAVDKTESDRKVEDTSNITLVIPEIKVDDTEMIEQKLDEQSMITIKEETQGDSSETENKTEIESPSITSTDDSSSDSKDEPVSKHLSEVLTSSEESSSSSDNTDGNSNSPKPDCQIDIQEESNQSDSNKEDSQEQALDIKPSMEPEKATNQVSLESDNYSISDVNSELPQPKVLNANEEPEIEKKDDPTSKEIERKATEDPEGNSKTES, via the coding sequence ATGGAAAATGCTGATGATATATATGGTTATTTGGAAGAATTTTCCAAACGCAAACCTAAATCTATACCACAAGAGTTAAACGAATACTTGGCGTATGTAGCGCGAACCGGTGATCCTGTGTACCAATGGCCTCTAGTAAAAAGTTTATTCAAAGAAAAATTGTTAAACGTCATCACAGACTTTTACGACACTACTCCAAATACAGATATTCCTCCATATCCTAACGTGGACCCTTTTAATTACGATACAATGAAGAATAGTTTGATAGAACGTTTGGAATCTTTTACATCGGCCCCGTTTACGGTACAAAGGATTTGTGAATTACTTACATATCCTCGTAAGCAATACAACCGCGTTGACAAGTTTATGAGGGCAATTGAAAAGAACATTTTGGTTGTAAGTACCAGAGAGCCAGGAATTGTGCGTCAGCCAGAACCAGAAAATGGCGACAATGCGGAACATCTCGTTAACGGCTCAGACAACAATTCAGAATATAATGTAGATGTTGAAATGGAAGATGTATCATGGAAAGAGGCTACAGAGCAAAGAAATTCAGAACCACAACCCTGCTCATCAGATGCTCACATTTCTGTAGATGATGTGGAAACCAGGTTGATAACTAAAAGAGATACTCCAATGGAAGTGCAAGACAATAATGCAAAACAATTAGAGTCTGCCACACCATCTGACTTCAAAACAGGTACGAATAAAACTGCAGAAATAAAACTTGAGGAAGCACCATCAGAggttaaaacaaaaattgataGTGAACAAAAAATGGAAATTGTCACTGTGCCGGCAGCAGTTGATAAAACTGAATCTGATAGAAAAGTGGAAGACACCTCTAATATCACCTTGGTAATACCAGAAATTAAAGTTGATGATACAGAAATGATTGAACAAAAACTTGATGAACAGTCGATGATTACTATTAAAGAAGAAACTCAAGGAGACTCATCAGAAACTGAAAACAAAACTGAGATTGAGTCACCATCTATAACTTCTACAGACGATAGCAGTTCAGACTCAAAAGATGAGCCTGTCTCTAAGCATTTATCTGAAGTTTTAACATCTAGTGAGGAGAGCTCATCATCAAGTGATAATACTGATGGTAACAGCAATTCACCTAAACCAGATTGTCAGATTGATATACAGGAGGAATCAAACCAATCGGACAGTAACAAAGAAGATTCTCAAGAGCAAGCACTAGATATAAAACCAAGCATGGAACCAGAAAAAGCAACAAACCAGGTTTCTCTGGAATCTGATAATTATTCAATATCTGATGTGAACTCTGAATTACCACAACCCAAAGTTCTGAATGCAAATGAAGAGCCAGAAATTGAGAAAAAAGATGACCCAACATCCAAGGAAATTGAAAGGAAGGCAACTGAAGATCCTGAGGGGAACAGTAAAACAGAATCctaa
- the LOC101743033 gene encoding uncharacterized monothiol glutaredoxin ycf64-like produces the protein MNTLVRRSFQAFNTTLKISCRAFSEAGINDKIEKIVKNNKVVVFMKGVPDAPRCGFSNAVVQIMRMHAVPYESHDVLSDENLRQGIKDYSNWPTIPQVFINGEFVGGCDIMLQMHQSGELIEELKKVGIKSALLTAEEAKQGEKKN, from the exons ATGAACACCTTAGTCAGAAGAAGTTTTCAAGCATTTAATACCACATTGAAGATATCCTGTCGCGCATTTTCAGAAGCTggaataaatgacaaaattgaaaaaatagtaaaaaataacaaagtcgTGGTGTTTATGAAAGGCGTACCGGACGCGCCAAGATGCGGTTTCAGTAATGCTGTTGTGCAGATTATGAGGATGCATGCAGTTCCGTACGAGAGCCATGATGTGTTGAGTGATGAAAATCTTAGACAAG GTATAAAAGATTATTCGAATTGGCCTACAATACCTCAAGTCTTTATCAATGGTGAATTTGTTGGTGGTTGTGACATAATGCTGCAGATGCACCAATCTGGTGAACTCATTGAGGAACTGAAGAAAGTGGGTATAAAAAGTGCACTTTTAACAGCTGAAGAGGCAAAGCAAGGGgagaagaaaaattaa